A genomic region of Streptosporangium lutulentum contains the following coding sequences:
- a CDS encoding helix-turn-helix transcriptional regulator — protein MTITQPYPAHLSAASAAHSWFEAALAALDGIDDTAYGVVLIGPMGKVRVVNRAARLLLATYFRISAREGDVLPDELNAWLAEQLRVPLPGRPSQPYTTAHGSRRLTVRLFRHHGSAALLISESGGEGPTPIGGPGLTPRESDVLWLVANGRTSAQAAQVLRISVRTVEKHLGNIYAKLGVSNRTEASLRVFGASTGHARPDLTPAG, from the coding sequence GTGACGATCACTCAGCCGTATCCGGCTCACCTGTCCGCGGCCTCGGCGGCCCATTCCTGGTTCGAAGCCGCGCTGGCCGCGCTGGACGGGATCGACGACACCGCGTACGGGGTGGTGCTGATCGGTCCGATGGGCAAGGTCCGGGTCGTCAACAGAGCGGCGCGGCTGCTGCTGGCGACGTATTTCCGGATATCCGCGCGAGAAGGCGACGTGCTGCCCGATGAGCTGAACGCCTGGCTGGCCGAGCAGCTCCGCGTCCCTCTCCCGGGCCGGCCGTCGCAGCCTTACACGACGGCGCACGGGTCCCGCCGTCTCACCGTGCGGCTGTTCCGGCATCACGGCAGCGCGGCCCTGCTGATCTCGGAGTCGGGCGGGGAAGGGCCGACGCCCATCGGCGGTCCGGGCCTCACCCCACGCGAGTCCGATGTGCTCTGGCTCGTCGCCAACGGCCGCACCAGCGCGCAGGCGGCACAGGTCCTGCGGATCAGCGTTCGCACGGTGGAGAAACACCTCGGGAACATCTACGCCAAGCTCGGCGTGAGCAACCGCACCGAAGCCTCGTTGCGCGTCTTCGGCGCGTCCACGGGCCACGCCCGTCCAGATCTGACGCCGGCCGGGTGA
- a CDS encoding SGNH/GDSL hydrolase family protein, producing the protein MSVVLAVWREARHRDRRRAPSRSVPVAGGPYAQGTTSILRVAAVVAVAVAVTAASPALGAMGARSGEGTPGPVAGKVTPKMDGHWVNTWVSMPQLTEPGNMPPAPFTQDDLVLADSTLRQTVRTSVGGRQMRLRFSNAFGGTALPITRVSVALPAGGQAGVSAIKAGTSRPVTFHGKPSVVIPVGAQAVSDPLNFELAPGSNLTVTIYLAEGQKSVDITSHPGSRTTSYMVAGDHVDAEDLPGATSTAHWYFLSGLETWSKRTTAGVAIVGDSLTDGRGSTTNGNDRWPDRLLDRLQAHPGTGDIAILNQAAGGNRVLNDGLGPNALARLDRDVFAQSGVKWQIVFEGVNDLGTAEATEAAQKQVAADLIAAYDQMIIRAHAHGIRVYGATLTPFGANEMYDDAQGYREAARQTVNQWIRTSRRFDAVIDFDRAARDPADLRRLLPAYDGGDHLHLNPAGYKALADAVPARLFRDEPLPRGFGFD; encoded by the coding sequence GTGTCCGTGGTGCTTGCGGTGTGGCGTGAGGCCCGCCACCGAGACCGGCGTCGTGCGCCGAGCCGGTCCGTGCCGGTCGCCGGAGGGCCGTACGCGCAGGGCACGACCTCTATCCTCAGGGTGGCGGCCGTGGTGGCCGTCGCGGTCGCCGTCACCGCGGCGTCGCCCGCGCTCGGTGCCATGGGCGCGCGGAGCGGCGAGGGGACGCCCGGCCCCGTCGCGGGAAAGGTGACGCCCAAGATGGACGGGCACTGGGTCAACACCTGGGTGTCGATGCCGCAGCTGACCGAGCCGGGCAACATGCCGCCGGCCCCGTTCACCCAGGACGACCTGGTGCTGGCCGACAGCACGCTGCGGCAGACCGTTCGCACGTCCGTCGGCGGGCGGCAGATGCGGCTGCGCTTCTCCAACGCCTTCGGCGGCACGGCACTGCCCATCACCCGGGTGTCGGTGGCGCTCCCTGCCGGTGGCCAGGCCGGCGTCAGCGCCATCAAGGCCGGCACCTCCCGGCCGGTGACCTTCCACGGGAAGCCCTCGGTGGTCATACCGGTCGGGGCGCAGGCCGTCTCCGACCCGCTGAACTTCGAGCTGGCCCCCGGCTCCAACCTCACGGTGACGATCTATCTGGCCGAGGGGCAGAAGTCCGTCGACATCACCTCCCACCCCGGCTCCCGGACCACCTCGTACATGGTGGCCGGTGACCACGTCGACGCCGAGGACCTGCCCGGAGCCACCTCCACCGCTCACTGGTACTTCCTCAGCGGACTGGAGACGTGGTCCAAACGCACCACCGCGGGGGTCGCCATCGTCGGCGACTCGCTCACCGACGGCAGAGGCTCCACCACGAACGGCAACGACCGCTGGCCGGACCGGCTGCTCGACCGGTTGCAGGCCCACCCCGGCACCGGTGACATCGCGATCCTCAACCAGGCGGCCGGCGGGAACCGGGTGCTCAACGACGGCCTGGGTCCCAACGCCCTCGCACGGCTCGACCGCGACGTCTTCGCGCAGAGCGGGGTGAAGTGGCAGATCGTCTTCGAAGGCGTCAACGACCTCGGCACGGCCGAGGCCACCGAGGCCGCCCAGAAGCAGGTCGCGGCCGACCTGATCGCCGCCTACGACCAGATGATCATCCGGGCCCACGCCCACGGCATCCGCGTGTACGGTGCGACGCTGACGCCGTTCGGGGCCAACGAGATGTACGACGACGCCCAGGGATACCGGGAGGCGGCCCGGCAGACGGTCAACCAGTGGATCCGCACCAGCCGCCGGTTCGACGCGGTGATCGACTTCGATCGGGCGGCCCGCGACCCGGCCGACCTCCGGCGGTTGCTGCCCGCCTACGACGGCGGAGACCACCTGCACCTCAACCCGGCCGGCTACAAGGCGCTCGCCGACGCCGTCCCGGCCCGGCTGTTCCGCGACGAGCCGCTTCCGCGGGGGTTCGGCTTCGATTAG